The Montipora capricornis isolate CH-2021 chromosome 1, ASM3666992v2, whole genome shotgun sequence genome contains a region encoding:
- the LOC138013824 gene encoding uncharacterized protein gives MGVTESYRRLDNEKSTQLKRSKGNYETEFQLPPYCLDDLHWWVANIENANNPISHEPPSIIIQSDATKTGWGGVRQGKSTGGSWSFQENQNHINYLELLAAFLTLKALCSQEKQIHIMMEIDNTTAVSYINNMGGTKKLCNDITREIWEWCFQKEIWLSARHPPGHQNTTADAESRRQHDNTEWQLNPDIFKKLIQRWPAPSIDLFASRLNCQIKPFISWKPDPEALLCDAFTSKWTENFYAFPPFSLISKFLISIDTYTPTKPCSYTSSATKNDFDGISCIRQSLESYGLSEKSKDIIISSWRDSTQRQYDLYIRQWLSFCSERHASVTSPPLGTVIEFLTALFRKGLSYSALNTARSALSSFIMLGDRLAGQHPLLTRFMKGIFNKRPCFPKTSVTWDTSLVLNYLQNLTTSNLKNLTLKAVMLTALLTGQRTQTVHLLSIQNMTVTAEFYKFRIGDIVKQTRPGNHLSEIELPAYPHDRRLCIVSILNDYLSKTKDVRGKTTQLFLSYTRPFKAVSKSTIARWVKTVLHDSGVDTSIFTPHSTRAASTSQAHKSRVPLHTIMKTAGWTQDSTFAVYYKKPVHTTGEFALALLNEV, from the exons ATGGGGGTCACAGAGTCATATAGAAGATTAGATAATGAGAAGTCTACCCAGTTAAAGCGGTCCAAAGGGAATTATGAGACAGAATTTCAGCTGCCCCCATACTGCTTGGATGATTTACATTGGTGGGTTGCCAACATTGAGAATGCAAACAACCCTATCTCTCATGAACCTCCATCCATAATCATACAAAGTGATGCAACTAAGACTGGATGGGGTGGAGTGAGACAAGGCAAATCCACAGGGGGATCCTGGTCATTCCAAGAGAATCAAAACCATATCAATTATCTAGAGCTTTTAGCTGCTTTCCTGACCTTAAAAGCCTTATGCTCCCAGGAAAAACAAATACATATCATGATGGAAATTGATAATACCACTGCCGTTTCCTACATAAATAATATGGGAGGCACTAAGAAATTGTGCAATGATATTACCAGAGAAATTTGGGAATGGTGCTTTCAAAAAGAAATCTGGCTTAGTGCTAGACACCCTCCAGGCCATCAAAATACCACTGCAGATGCAGAAAGTAGGAGGCAGCATGACAATACAGAATGGCAGCTGAACCccgacattttcaaaaaattaattcaaagatGGCCTGCACCCAGTATTGATCTCTTTGCATCCCGACTCAATTGCCAAATTAAACCTTTCATATCATGGAAACCAGACCCAGAGGCACTACTTTGTGATGCATTTACATCCAAATGGACGGAAAATTTTTATGCTTTTCCTCCATTCTCTCTGATTTCAAAGTTTTTG ATCAGTATCGACACTTATACTCCCACAAAACCCTGCAGCTATACATCCTCTGCTACCAAAAATGACTTTGACGGCATTTCTTGTATCAGGCAATCACTCGAAAGTTATGGACTTTCAGAAAAGTCTAAAGACATCATTATATCCTCATGGAGAGACTCTACACAAAGGCAATACGACTTGTACATCAGACAGTGGTTATCATTTTGCAGTGAGAGGCATGCCAGTGTTACCTCACCACCTCTTGGAACTGTAATTGAGTTTCTTACTGCACTTTTCCGCAAAGGCTTAAGTTACAGTGCATTAAATACAGCAAGATCAGCTCTGTCCTCATTCATTATGTTGGGAGACCGCTTGGCTGGACAGCATCCTCTGCTTACTAGATTCATGAAAGGCATCTTTAACAAACGTCCATGTTTTCCAAAAACATCTGTAACATGGGACACAAGTCTAGTGCTGAATTACCTGCAAAACCTGACCACCTCTAACCTTAAAAACCTGACACTCAAAGCTGTTATGTTAACAGCATTGCTGACTGGTCAACGAACACAAACTGTGCATTTGTTGAGCATTCAAAATATGACTGTAACTGCTGAATTTTACAAATTTAGAATTGGAGACATTGTTAAACAAACCAGACCTGGTAATCACTTGAGTGAAATTGAGTTACCTGCTTATCCTCATGATAGAAGGTTGTGCATTGTTAGTATTTTAAATGACTAtttatccaaaacaaaggaTGTAAGAGGGAAAACAACTCAACTTTTTCTTAGCTATACAAGGCCATTTAAGGCAGTATCCAAATCGACTATAGCTAGATGGGTCAAGACTGTTCTCCATGATTCAGGGGTTGACACGTCAATCTTCACCCCTCACAGCACTCGAGCTGCTTCAACGTCTCAGGCACATAAGTCTCGTGTACCATTGCACACAATAATGAAAACTGCAGGGTGGACACAGGACTCTACTTTTGCAGTTTACTACAAAAAACCTGTTCACACAACAGGTGAATTTGCATTGGCTTTACTTAATGAAGTGTGA
- the LOC138013819 gene encoding D-inositol 3-phosphate glycosyltransferase-like, translated as MAQGGVVEAEEIFAQSKEALDITLLGSEWNSLAGGLSTLNRELAIHLSQEPNVRVSVLVPEGACKHEDKEAAQNFGINVLDAGKQPGFSEPLDWLGFPPQDHTIDVVVGHGVKLGRQVNVIKRSPQFQNCKWVHMVHTAPEDLSKYKGYDNPTSRGEQKHWDEVDLCKYADLVVPVGPRLKMAYSSYLQGCKKVEDIFEIVPGLFNREFRDLVQQAKGESNDDFKVLLCGRGDDEDFELKGYDIAVKAFADQRLKGKRYYLLFVGAPDEKQDEVRRRLLNCGISNEQLTVRKFVHSREKMKDLFCEVDLVIMPSKSEGFGLVALEALSASLPVLVGRNSGFARTVQSIPFGAYSIVDSDDPVKWAEAIEGVGVRHRVCLEESKLLRGVYGQEYCWKKQCEALVDKLWSMVHESSTCEVSAADSLAEQQSIAMPGVFCQADPTTMQQRPLQLH; from the exons ATGGCACAAGGAGGAGTAGTAGAAGCAGAGGAGATTTTTGCCCAAAGCAAGGAAGCACTGGACATTACTCTTTTAGGGAGTGAATGGAATTCATTGGCTGGGGGGCTGTCAACATTAAACAGAGAGCTTGCAATTCATCTGTCCCAAGAGCCAAATGTCAGAGTTTCTGTGTTGGTCCCAGAGGGTGCTTGCAAACATGAAGACAAAGAGGCAGCCCAAAATTTTGGGATCAATGTTCTTGATGCAGGGAAACAACCAGGCTTCAGTGAACCTCTTGACTGGTTGGGCTTCCCACCACAAGATCACACAATAGATGTTGTTGTTGGCCATGGTGTGAAACTTGGAAGGCAAGTTAATGTCATAAAACGTTCTCCACAATTCCAAAATTGTAAATGGGTGCACATGGTGCATACTGCTCCAGAAGACCTCAGCAAATACAAGGGTTATGATAATCCTACTTCAAGAGGTGAACAGAAGCACTGGGATGAGGTTGATCTTTGCAAATATGCTGACCTTGTCGTTCCAGTCGGACCAAGACTTAAAATGGCTTACTCTTCCTATTTGCAGGGGTGTAAGAAGgttgaagatatttttgaaatagttccagGTTTATTTAACAGGGAATTTAGGGATTTGGTGCAACAGGCCAAAGGTGAGAGTAATGATGATTTCAAGGTGTTGTTGTGTGGTCGTGGAGATGATGAGGACTTTGAGCTGAAGGGAtatgacattgctgttaaggCATTTGCTGATCAACGCCTGAAAGGAAAACGATATTACCTTCTGTTTGTGGGTGCCCCCGACGAGAAGCAGGATGAGGTCAGGAGACGACTTCTCAACTGTGGAATTAGTAATGagcaactcacagttagaaaatTTGTACACAGTCGTGAAAAAATGAAGGACCTCTTTTGTGAAGTCGACCTTGTCATCATGCCTTCAAAATCAGAGGGATTTGGTCTCGTTGCTCTTGAAGCCTTATCAGCTAGTTTACCAGTTCTTGTGGGGAGAAATTCAGGGTTTGCAAGAACAGTCCAAAGCATTCCCTTTGGAGCATACAGCATAGTTGATTCAGATGATCCTGTCAAATGGGCTGAAGCAATTGAGGGTGTTGGTGTTAGACACAGAGTGTGCCTCGAAGAAAGCAAATTACTGAGAGGAGTTTATGGCCAGGAGTACTGTTGGAAAAAACAATGTGAAGCACTTGTTGACAAGTTATGGAGTATGGTTCATG AGAGCTCTACGTGTGAAGTGTCAGCTGCAGATAGCTTGGCCGAACAACAGTCTATTGCAATGCCAGGAGTATTTTGCCAGGCTGACCCAACAACAATGCAGCAGCGTCCTCTTCAG CTACATTGA